In the genome of Flavobacterium panacagri, one region contains:
- the kbl gene encoding glycine C-acetyltransferase, giving the protein MYGKIKEHLQSELQTIEENGIFKKERIITSPQGAEIKISTGETVLNFCANNYLGLSSHPEVVQAAKDALDTHGFGMSSVRFICGTQDIHKTLEKKIADFYGTEDTILYAAAFDANGGVFEPLLGENDAIISDSLNHASIIDGVRLCKAARYRYENNNMEDLEQQLIKANEAGARFKLIVTDGVFSMDGLVAPLDKICDLADKYDAMVMVDECHAAGFIGATGKGTLEAKGVMGRVDIITGTLGKALGGAMGGYTTAKKEIIEILRQRSRPYLFSNSLAPSIVGASIKVFELLEKDTTLRDKLEWNTNYFKEGMKKAGFDIIDGDSAIVPVMLYDAKLSQTMANELLKQGIYVIGFFFPVVPKDKARIRVQLSAAHEKEHLDKAIEAFTVVGKMLKVI; this is encoded by the coding sequence ATGTACGGTAAAATTAAAGAGCATCTGCAAAGCGAGCTGCAGACAATCGAAGAAAATGGAATTTTTAAAAAGGAGCGAATTATCACGTCTCCTCAAGGTGCTGAAATTAAAATTTCAACAGGAGAAACGGTTTTAAATTTTTGTGCCAATAACTATTTAGGACTTTCGTCGCATCCAGAAGTGGTGCAGGCTGCAAAAGATGCATTGGATACTCATGGTTTCGGAATGTCGTCTGTTCGTTTCATCTGTGGAACACAAGATATTCATAAAACACTAGAAAAAAAGATTGCTGATTTTTATGGCACAGAAGATACTATCTTGTACGCTGCTGCTTTTGATGCAAATGGAGGTGTTTTTGAGCCTTTGTTGGGTGAAAATGATGCGATTATTTCGGATAGTTTAAATCATGCTTCTATTATTGATGGAGTTCGTTTGTGTAAAGCGGCGCGTTATCGTTATGAGAATAACAATATGGAAGATTTAGAGCAGCAATTGATTAAAGCAAATGAAGCAGGAGCACGTTTTAAATTAATCGTGACCGACGGTGTATTTTCTATGGATGGTCTAGTTGCTCCACTTGATAAAATCTGTGATTTGGCAGATAAATATGACGCGATGGTTATGGTGGACGAATGTCATGCTGCTGGTTTTATTGGTGCGACAGGAAAAGGTACTCTTGAAGCAAAAGGTGTTATGGGGCGTGTTGATATTATTACAGGAACTCTCGGAAAAGCACTTGGAGGAGCAATGGGAGGATATACAACGGCTAAAAAAGAAATCATTGAAATTCTTCGTCAGCGCTCAAGACCTTATTTGTTTTCAAATTCTTTGGCTCCTTCTATTGTTGGTGCTTCTATAAAAGTTTTCGAATTGTTAGAAAAAGATACCACACTTCGTGATAAATTAGAGTGGAATACCAACTATTTTAAAGAAGGCATGAAAAAAGCTGGTTTTGATATTATAGATGGAGATTCGGCTATTGTTCCAGTTATGTTATACGATGCGAAATTATCACAAACGATGGCAAACGAGCTTTTGAAACAAGGAATTTATGTGATTGGATTCTTCTTTCCGGTAGTCCCGAAAGATAAGGCTAGAATACGCGTTCAACTGTCTGCGGCGCATGAAAAGGAACACTTGGATAAAGCCATAGAAGCCTTTACAGTTGTCGGTAAAATGTTAAAAGTTATATAA
- a CDS encoding UvrD-helicase domain-containing protein, which produces MQSPSFSIYDASAGSGKTYTLVKEYLKIILSSPKNDAYRNILAITFTNKAVHEMKSRIVGNLSEFAKDDPSSKAVDLMEDLSRETGLSIIKLKTKSQQIIKHLIHNYAAFDISTIDKFTHKVIRAFAHDLNLPMTFEVTLDTENLLVEAVDAIIAQAGEDETLTKLLIDFTMEKTDDDKSWDISREILDTGRLVLNENNRNEILHFQDKTIGEFVEIKKKMQALCKELEDTNAGLAVKAIELIDKNGIDLKSFSRGTFPNHLEGIRDGRFNPKNKTFHEFEDIVINKTAKDKALIENIIPELLQILKEVYQNFEKRDFYKAFLKNITPLSLLNTVSNELSKIQSEQNILSISEFNAIIHREIQNQPAPFIYERLGERYRNFFIDEFQDTSEMQWQNLIPLIDNSLSGLDDFGNKGTLMIVGDPKQSIYRWRGGKAEQFIELSKEVNPFNNPDKQIRHLNTNYRSYSEVIEFNNAFFKLISAEFSNEDYKDLYENHSFQNTNSKKGGYVNISFLPVAEKNEFADEEETVEKSDLYVLATLNTIHEVVKQGFEYKDIVILTRKRGQGIAIANYLTEQGIPLLSSETLMVQNASEVRLIVHLLRYLSNSADLESKANFLHFLSSTKDLAMPIHDFIAMGMNHKIEKEFEDWLLTFDVSFSFKDVRKKSLYEAVEIIISKFILPSEGNAYVQFFLDIVLERDIRNQSGVADFLVFWDKNGEKYSIPSPEGNNAVRIMTIHKSKGLEFPVVIMPFADEDYNRKPKDKLWLDTDEVDLGVPKALVDNSSVVESFGESASAVFNLKKQEELLDNINVLYVALTRAEEQLYVISQSLEARKDGEYPNNMASFFIKFLINEGVYDETKLNYEFGDKTRLSKASKTVDLVKSIPIVKEVLNPKNIKIAQREALMWGTHQQEAISYGNVVHEILAFVKDKSDIDLAVTKALENGLVTYDQGDQVLNTLSEIVNHPELAVCFDGSHTVLNEQTIVQKEGRILKPDRVVFLESKEAFLLDYKTGAVNAKYQQQIQEYQDAIEDLGYKVLKKALVYIGSEIEVVNL; this is translated from the coding sequence ATGCAAAGTCCGTCTTTTTCTATTTATGATGCTTCTGCAGGATCTGGAAAGACGTATACATTGGTTAAAGAATATTTAAAGATTATTCTTTCTTCGCCAAAAAATGATGCATACCGAAATATCCTTGCCATAACATTTACCAATAAGGCAGTTCATGAAATGAAAAGCCGTATTGTTGGCAATCTGTCTGAATTCGCCAAAGACGATCCCTCTTCAAAGGCGGTTGATTTAATGGAAGATTTGTCTCGAGAAACTGGACTTTCAATCATTAAGCTTAAAACAAAATCACAGCAGATCATAAAACACTTAATTCATAATTATGCTGCTTTTGATATTTCGACTATTGATAAATTTACGCACAAAGTCATACGCGCTTTTGCGCATGACTTAAATCTTCCGATGACTTTTGAAGTTACTTTGGATACAGAGAATTTGTTGGTTGAAGCGGTTGATGCCATTATTGCACAGGCAGGAGAAGATGAGACGCTGACCAAACTGCTCATCGATTTTACAATGGAAAAAACCGATGATGATAAAAGCTGGGATATTTCGCGCGAGATTCTCGATACTGGAAGATTGGTTTTAAATGAAAACAATCGGAATGAGATTCTGCATTTTCAGGATAAAACGATTGGAGAGTTTGTTGAGATTAAAAAGAAGATGCAGGCGCTTTGCAAAGAGTTGGAAGATACAAATGCAGGGCTGGCTGTCAAAGCAATTGAATTGATTGATAAAAACGGAATCGATCTGAAATCATTTTCCAGAGGAACTTTTCCAAATCATTTAGAAGGGATTCGTGACGGAAGATTCAATCCGAAGAATAAAACTTTTCATGAGTTTGAAGATATTGTGATTAATAAAACGGCAAAAGACAAAGCCTTAATAGAAAATATTATTCCTGAACTGCTTCAGATTTTGAAAGAGGTTTATCAAAACTTTGAAAAAAGGGATTTTTATAAAGCTTTCTTGAAAAATATCACACCGCTTTCTTTGTTGAATACGGTTAGTAATGAATTGTCGAAAATTCAGTCAGAACAAAACATTTTGTCTATTTCTGAATTTAATGCCATTATTCACCGAGAAATTCAGAATCAGCCGGCGCCTTTCATTTATGAGCGTTTGGGAGAGCGTTATCGTAATTTTTTTATTGATGAATTTCAGGATACTTCCGAGATGCAATGGCAGAATTTAATTCCATTAATAGATAACTCGCTTTCAGGTTTAGATGATTTCGGGAATAAAGGAACTCTGATGATTGTTGGTGATCCGAAACAATCCATTTATCGCTGGCGCGGAGGTAAAGCAGAGCAATTTATTGAATTAAGCAAAGAGGTAAATCCATTCAATAATCCGGATAAACAGATTAGACATTTAAATACAAATTACCGTAGTTACAGTGAAGTAATTGAATTTAATAATGCTTTTTTTAAACTCATTTCTGCTGAGTTTTCGAATGAAGATTATAAAGATTTATATGAGAATCACAGTTTTCAAAATACAAACTCGAAAAAAGGGGGGTATGTCAATATTTCTTTTCTTCCTGTTGCAGAAAAAAATGAATTTGCGGATGAAGAAGAAACGGTTGAAAAATCTGACTTGTATGTTTTGGCAACTTTAAATACAATTCATGAAGTTGTAAAGCAAGGATTCGAATATAAAGATATTGTGATTTTAACTCGTAAAAGAGGTCAGGGAATTGCAATTGCAAATTATTTAACAGAGCAGGGAATTCCTCTTTTGTCTTCTGAGACTTTGATGGTTCAAAATGCTTCAGAAGTTCGGTTGATTGTTCATTTACTACGTTATTTGAGTAATAGTGCTGATTTAGAATCAAAAGCAAATTTCCTTCACTTTTTATCTTCAACCAAAGATTTGGCAATGCCAATTCATGATTTCATTGCGATGGGAATGAATCATAAAATAGAAAAAGAATTTGAAGACTGGCTTTTGACTTTTGATGTTTCTTTTTCTTTTAAAGATGTTCGAAAGAAATCTCTATACGAAGCAGTGGAGATTATAATTTCTAAATTTATTCTTCCGTCAGAAGGTAATGCTTATGTTCAATTTTTTCTGGATATTGTTTTGGAACGTGACATCAGGAATCAGTCGGGCGTGGCAGATTTTTTAGTTTTTTGGGATAAAAATGGAGAGAAATATAGTATTCCGTCGCCAGAGGGGAATAATGCAGTTCGTATTATGACCATTCATAAATCAAAAGGATTGGAGTTTCCAGTTGTAATTATGCCTTTTGCAGACGAAGATTATAATCGTAAACCAAAAGATAAACTATGGTTGGATACAGACGAAGTTGATTTAGGAGTTCCGAAAGCACTTGTAGATAACAGCAGTGTTGTGGAAAGTTTTGGAGAAAGTGCATCGGCAGTTTTTAATTTGAAAAAACAGGAAGAATTGCTGGATAATATCAATGTGCTTTATGTTGCATTAACTCGTGCTGAAGAACAATTGTATGTGATTTCTCAGTCTCTTGAGGCAAGAAAAGATGGGGAGTATCCAAATAATATGGCTTCTTTTTTTATTAAATTTTTAATTAATGAAGGAGTTTATGATGAAACAAAATTAAATTATGAATTCGGTGATAAAACGAGGCTTTCGAAAGCCTCTAAAACTGTCGATTTGGTAAAATCAATTCCGATAGTAAAAGAAGTTTTAAATCCGAAAAACATAAAAATTGCCCAGCGAGAAGCTTTAATGTGGGGAACGCACCAGCAGGAAGCAATTTCTTATGGGAATGTTGTGCATGAAATTTTGGCTTTTGTAAAAGATAAGTCAGATATTGATTTGGCGGTAACAAAAGCACTGGAAAATGGCTTGGTAACTTATGATCAGGGCGATCAGGTTTTGAATACGTTAAGTGAAATTGTAAATCATCCTGAATTGGCAGTCTGTTTTGATGGAAGTCATACGGTTTTAAACGAACAGACCATTGTTCAGAAAGAAGGAAGAATTTTAAAGCCAGACAGAGTTGTTTTTTTAGAAAGTAAGGAAGCGTTTTTGTTGGATTATAAAACTGGAGCTGTTAATGCAAAATATCAGCAGCAAATTCAAGAATATCAAGATGCAATTGAAGATTTAGGATACAAAGTGTTAAAAAAGGCATTGGTGTATATTGGGTCGGAAATTGAAGTGGTAAATTTGTGA
- a CDS encoding lipoprotein signal peptidase, which translates to MSLRKAYFLIFLVLIIDQLSKIYVKTNFVLGEEVKVMGAEWFKIHFIENEGMAWGTKIPGEYGKLILTVFRIFAVFGIGWWLSDVVKKSQSTYLIVAIALIFAGAAGNIIDSVFYGVIFDDSTHNLATIFSPAPYGTWFHGLVVDMFYFPIWEGNLPTWLPIFGGKHFAFFNAIFNVADMAISTGVGILLVFNKKAFPKHA; encoded by the coding sequence ATGTCATTACGAAAAGCGTATTTCCTTATATTCCTAGTTTTAATTATAGATCAGCTTTCTAAAATTTATGTCAAGACAAATTTCGTTCTTGGTGAAGAGGTAAAAGTGATGGGGGCTGAATGGTTCAAAATTCATTTTATCGAAAATGAAGGTATGGCTTGGGGGACAAAGATTCCAGGAGAATATGGAAAACTGATTTTAACTGTTTTTAGAATTTTTGCGGTTTTCGGAATCGGTTGGTGGCTTTCTGATGTGGTGAAGAAAAGCCAATCTACTTATTTAATAGTTGCTATTGCTTTAATCTTTGCTGGTGCGGCAGGAAATATTATCGATTCTGTTTTCTACGGAGTTATTTTTGACGACAGTACGCATAATTTGGCTACAATCTTTTCTCCAGCTCCATACGGAACTTGGTTTCATGGTTTGGTTGTAGATATGTTTTATTTTCCTATTTGGGAAGGTAATCTTCCAACGTGGCTTCCTATTTTCGGAGGAAAGCACTTTGCTTTTTTTAATGCTATTTTTAATGTTGCCGATATGGCAATATCTACCGGAGTAGGTATACTTTTGGTCTTCAATAAAAAAGCATTTCCAAAACACGCATAA
- a CDS encoding roadblock/LC7 domain-containing protein, giving the protein MNEITTTLNDFLVSTKSTAALILNGKGKLITSLNLDYGDSIAAMSAAILSMSEKFLIDLEKGSLKQLYLKSAEGVIVGNKISGSNFIVAFSKEGSNLALLMRSTEEVSAELSKNSLLK; this is encoded by the coding sequence ATGAATGAAATCACAACTACACTGAATGACTTTCTTGTCAGCACAAAATCCACAGCAGCATTAATCTTAAACGGAAAAGGAAAACTAATCACTTCCTTAAACCTTGATTACGGAGACAGTATCGCCGCTATGAGCGCCGCAATCTTATCAATGAGTGAAAAATTCTTAATTGATTTAGAAAAAGGCTCTTTAAAACAATTGTATCTAAAAAGCGCCGAAGGCGTTATTGTTGGAAACAAAATCAGCGGTTCCAATTTTATCGTTGCCTTTTCAAAAGAAGGAAGTAACCTAGCATTACTAATGCGTTCAACAGAAGAAGTTTCTGCTGAACTAAGTAAAAATTCCCTACTGAAATAA